Proteins encoded by one window of Arachis ipaensis cultivar K30076 chromosome B04, Araip1.1, whole genome shotgun sequence:
- the LOC107639087 gene encoding probable WRKY transcription factor protein 1 — translation MASSQVEIASSSPFGLVLRDRNHRGDGCRESNVVNKATHAALQRNIKNFVMDHLNMSMSMSNSDSTRNLNENNSAHWNEIHHNQDRRHHRRHRNVSNLHVSNAMEFKDGSSLNSLISPRQTRLLDRWAAKQAREIVSNLESEAGLLSIDNNKKELGSTGSCNSDGDDNKCVDISNLAASSLVQIWEKRLSGSKPETTASNGAKTSPTAVTSTNNCDSEAGESSSCAVANEDWETHSDQSFSPQSRWSSCETATTEAERPVSVADIIKRLTTPSVHGDDNESEGFISSVASSPCRDLAPENSERRAFPLMIGAPGRIRGRRIFTDMLMQLERDRRGELNHLAERRAVSRFPQKGRIQSLLRLRLLQRNAAAENDKSQQKSTLSRQNKQTQESAVVMERRGKFSTAVEHRNAEQAEVAHPTTSRVQTVTNPVVSDKSAAATQPGKDTCNQTVVHETANSSGESTQVSIPETNADHNKEKEHASSHVTLLETCAEVQNNDSHDTAKAPTSMMADDSGHNEIANGAESSEQQHAVEGKDATDQHNDESNYDDMLEEVEVMDHVFSLKTVSTFLSSSFRAVIDRLMNSHKGTQTQLINCQDDEDENQILMAYLQERMRSAKSPQEDKQEGGGEEEKRDEMQNAGQEEEEQRQEQEQEQEQERERCHEDVEYFQQSSSPCPSRTWSYKDNETCDDSDGVVFACASASTYSPSHSQPSQFRSAYQDNRRSSSPPNHHSMEMELIYDLRRQMEQLHHEMSELRKSIKSCVDMQIQMQLQQQSMVQTVNKEENMTQKKVPKKGNCCLCHDNKADSILYRCGHMCACLKCANELQWNGGKCPICRAKILDVVRVYIDA, via the exons ATGGCATCATCACAAGTTGAAATTGCTTCGTCTTCGCCCTTTGGTTTGGTTCTGAGGGACCGTAACCACCGTGGTGATGGATGCAGAGAAAGCAATGTTGTTAATAAGGCCACACATGCTGCTCTTCAAAGGAACATCAAGAACTTCGTCATGGACCACCTTAACATGTCCATGTCCATGTCCAACTCCGATTCAACAAGAAATCTCAACGAGAACAATTCTGCCCATTGGAACGAAATTCATCATAATCAAGATCGGCGCCACCACCGGCGCCACCGCAACGTATCGAATCTTCATGTCTCAAATGCCATGGAGTTCAAGGATGGATCCTCATTGAACTCTTTGATTAGCCCGAGACAAACCCGGCTTCTTGATCGCTGGGCCGCGAAACAAGCCCGGGAGATTGTTTCAAATTTAGAGAGTGAGGCTGGGTTGTTGTCAATTGATAATAACAAGAAAGAACTTGGAAGCACAGGTAGTTGCAACTCTGATGGTGATGATAATAAGTGTGTAGATATCTCGAACCTTGCTGCTTCTTCACTTGTTCAGATATGGGAGAAGAGGCTCAGTGGATCCAAGCCTGAAACGACGGCGTCTAATGGCGCCAAAACTAGTCCCACTGCTGTTACTTCCACCAATAATTGTGATTCTGAGGCAGGGGAATCTTCTTCCTGCGCCGTGGCGAACGAGGACTGGGAAACACACAGTGATCAGTCCTTTTCGCCACAATCGCGGTGGTCGTCTTGCGAGACTGCAACAACAGAGGCAGAAAGGCCGGTTTCTGTTGCAGACATAATAAAGAGGCTAACTACACCAAGTGTCCATGGCGATGACAATGAATCTGAGGGGTTTATTAGCAGCGTGGCAAGCTCTCCTTGCAGAGATTTAGCACCGGAGAATTCTGAGAGGAGGGCTTTTCCCCTCATGATTGGTGCCCCGGGAAGGATTCGAGGCCGCCGGATTTTCACCGATATGCTTATGCAGCTGGAGAGGGACCGCCGAGGGGAGCTTAACCACCTGGCAGAACGCCGAGCCGTGTCGAGGTTCCCTCAAAAAGGTCGAATTCAG TCATTGCTTCGATTAAGATTGTTGCAGCGGAATGCAGCTGCTGAGAATGATAAATCTCAACAGAAATCAACATTATCTAGACAGAACAAACAGACACAAGAATCTGCTGTTGTTATGGAACGAAG GGGGAAATTTAGCACCGCAGTTGAACACAGAAATGCGGAACAGGCAGAAGTAGCTCATCCAACAACGTCACGGGTACAGACAGTTACAAATCCTGTAGTGTCGGATAAGTCTGCTGCGGCTACTCAACCTGGCAAAGACACTTGCAACCAGACTGTTGTTCATGAGACTGCTAATAGCTCTGGAGAATCCACACAAGTATCAATCCCTGAGACTAATGCAGATCACAATAAAGAGAAAGAACATGCAAGTTCACATGTGACACTGCTAGAAACATGTGCAGAGGTTCAAAATAATGATTCGCATGATACTGCCAAGGCACCAACATCGATGATGGCTGATGATTCGGGCCATAATGAGATTGCAAACGGGGCAGAGTCAAGCGAACAACAGCATGCTGTAGAAGGGAAAGATGCAACAGATCAACACAATGATGAAAGCAATTATGATGATATGTTAGAAGAGGTAGAGGTCATGGATCACGTATTCTCCTT AAAAACAGTCTCGACTTTCCTTTCCAGCAGCTTCCGGGCAGTGATAGATAGATTGATGAACTCCCATAAGGGAACACAGACACAACTAATCAATTGTCAAGATGACGAGGACGAAAACCAAATTCTGATGGCGTATCTACAAGAACGCATGCGTTCTGCAAAATCTCCTCAagaagacaaacaagagggaGGAGGGGAGGAGGAAAAGCGAGACGAGATGCAAAATGCTGGACAAGAAGAGGAGGAGCAGAGGCAGGAGCAGGAGCAGGAGCAGGAGCAGGAGCGGGAGCGGTGTCATGAAGATGTTGAGTATTTTCAACAATCCTCATCACCATGCCCTTCAAGAACATGGAGTTATAAAGACAATGAAACCTGTGATGATTCTGATGGAGTAGTATTTGCATGTGCATCTGCATCTACATATTCTCCTTCACATTCACAACCCTCTCAGTTTCGATCTGCATATCAGGATAATAGGCGAAGTTCTTCACCGCCTAATCATCATTCAATG GAAATGGAACTCATCTATGATTTGAGAAGACAAATGGAGCAACTTCATCATGAGATGTCTGAGCTAAGGAAATCGATTAAGAGCTGCGTGGATATGCAGATTCAGATGCAATTACAACAACAATCCATGGTTCAAACAG
- the LOC107639090 gene encoding LRR receptor-like serine/threonine-protein kinase GSO1 codes for MILLLLFFFLGLSNGANNVTETTLKVLLDVKSSFLQDPLKVLADWRFNNTNYCSWNGITCNDDKTVVGINLSSSSLNGSISPSLSRLQSLLHLDLSSNGLVGPIPVTLTNLTSLESLLLLSNQLTGHVPAEFGSMLALRILKLGDNLLTGFIPPSLGNLVKLNFLGLAYNALAGTIPTHLGRLTELQQLVLKGNMLTGTIPVELGNCSNLQILNLASNKLTGQLPSQLGELSELTDLVLMDNQFVGNIPKSLFQLGKLQILDLSMNNLTGEIPGEFGNLRELQNLSLSWNQFHGSTIPSTMCSNNASKLVSLSISDCGLHGVIPIELAECVSLKVLDLANNSLSGSISPFIIGNLTNLEEIYLYRNKLNGSFPREIGKLGKLQSLSLFENQLSGQIPLEIGNCLGLQLIDLFGNQFSGGIPITIGRLKELNWFHLRNNNLEGKIPATLGNCQKMKMIDLANNQLSGSIPATLGFLRGLDQLMLYNNSLEGNLPHQLANVANLTRVNLSRNKLNGSLAPLCSSSSFLSFDVTDNKFDGVIPFQLGNSHSLDRLRLGNNRFSGEIPRTLGKITEMTLLDLSRNSFSGPIPDELSLCHNLSHIDLNNNSLTGQIPSWLGTLPELGELKLSFNQLSGSLPLGLFNCTKLLVLCLDGNSLNGSLPGHIGNLTSLNVLRLGQNNLTGSIPQTVGRLINLYELQLSRNGFSGEIPFEIGNLQNLQNILDLSYNNLSGEIPSSIRSLLKLQALNLSHNQLSGGVPLLLGEMSSLDQLDLSYNNLQGQLDMQFRRRWPLEAFAGNLRLCGASKCCKGNGYSNKLPMMSLSALVIVSSVSSIVAIAILMFAGRVFLKNKQEIFRKFGEVNCIYSSSSHAKKRFLLPLNIGGNREFRWEDIMDATNNLSEEFIIGSGGSGTVYRAEWATGETVAVKKISFKDEYLLNKSFIREMKTLGRIRHRHLVKLIGCCSDRKKGCSGWNLLIYEYMKNGSVWDWLHGRTLKEKGILDWDARFRIAVGLAHGLEYLHHDCVPKIIHRDIKTSNILLDSNMDAHLGDFGLAKALIDNSDSTSCFAGSYGYIAPEYAYTMKATEKSDVYSMGIVFMELVSGKMPTDEAFRGNMDMVRWVEMHFHNQDAAMRQELIDPELKPSLPTEEFAAFQVVEIAMQCTKTAPQERPSSRQVCDLLQHVAKNKRFKFEKKEHWESTQVI; via the exons ATGATACTACTACTACTATTCTTCTTCCTGGGCCTTTCTAATGGCGCCAACAACGTAACTGAAACTACTCTCAAGGTTCTTTTGGACGTGAAATCATCGTTTCTTCAAGACCCACTGAAGGTGCTGGCGGATTGGAGATTCAACAACACTAACTACTGTTCATGGAATGGAATCACATGCAATGATGATAAAACCGTCGTGGGAATCAACCTATCTTCCTCTTCACTCAATGGCTCAATATCACCGTCACTCTCTCGTTTACAATCTCTTCTTCATCTTGACCTCTCTTCTAACGGTCTTGTGGGTCCCATCCCTGTCACTCTCACTAACCTCACTTCATTGGAGTCGCTTCTTCTTCTCTCCAACCAACTCACCGGTCACGTTCCCGCCGAGTTCGGCTCCATGCTCGCTCTCCGAATCCTCAAACTCGGTGATAACCTACTCACTGGTTTTATTCCTCCTTCGCTTGGGAACCTCGTCAAGCTTAACTTTCTTGGACTCGCCTATAACGCACTCGCTGGAACGATTCCAACTCATCTGGGTCGACTCACCGAGTTGCAGCAGCTGGTTCTTAAGGGAAATATGTTGACGGGGACGATTCCCGTTGAGTTAGGGAACTGCTCCAATCTCCAGATACTCAACCTTGCAAGTAACAAGCTGACGGGTCAGTTACCGAGTCAACTCGGGGAGCTGAGTGAACTCACTGACTTGGTCCTCATGGATAACCAGTTTGTGGGTAACATTCCAAAGTCTCTTTTTCAACTGGGCAAGCTTCAAATTCTGGACTTGTCGATGAACAATCTCACTGGAGAGATTCCAGGTGAGTTTGGAAACTTGAGAGAGTTACAGAACTTGAGTCTCTCTTGGAACCAGTTTCATGGTAGTACTATTCCCAGTACTATGTGTTCCAATAATGCATCAAAGTTGGTGTCTTTGAGTATTTCAGATTGTGGGCTTCATGGTGTGATTCCAATTGAGTTAGCTGAGTGTGTATCATTGAAGGTTCTTGATTTGGCTAATAACTCTCTCAGTGGTTCAATCTCTCCCTTCATTATTGGGAACCTTACAAATTTGGAGGAAATTTATTTGTACAGAAACAAGTTGAATGGTTCTTTTCCTAGAGAGATTGGGAAGCTTGGCAAGTTGCAAAGTTTATCCCTTTTTGAGAATCAGTTATCTGGGCAGATACCTTTGGAGATTGGTAACTGTCTAGGGTTGCAATTAATTGATCTTTTTGGGAACCAATTCAGTGGTGGGATTCCAATCACTATTGGAAGGCTTAAAGAGTTGAATTGGTTTCACCTTAGGAATAATAACCTTGAGGGGAAAATTCCTGCCACACTTGGTAACTGTCAAAAGATGAAGATGATTGATCTGGCAAATAATCAACTATCAGGTTCAATTCCGGCAACATTAGGGTTCCTGAGAGGATTGGATCAGCTCATGCTATACAACAATTCTCTTGAAGGCAATCTTCCTCACCAGCTTGCAAATGTAGCAAACTTGACAAGAGTGAACCTTTCAAGGAACAAGCTTAATGGTAGTTTGGCTCCATTGTGTAGCTCAAGTTCATTTCTTTCCTTTGATGTAACTGATAATAAATTTGATGGTGTGATTCCTTTTCAATTGGGAAATTCACATTCTCTTGATAGGCTCAGATTAGGTAACAATAGATTTTCTGGTGAAATTCCAAGGACATTGGGGAAAATCACTGAGATGACATTGTTAGACTTATCAAGAAACTCATTCTCTGGACCAATACCAGATGAGCTTTCCTTGTGTCACAATCTTTCCCACATTGATCTGAACAACAATTCGCTGACCGGACAGATACCATCGTGGCTCGGAACCTTGCCGGAACTGGGAGAGCTTAAGCTCTCGTTCAATCAACTTTCTGGGTCTCTTCCATTAGGCCTATTCAATTGTACAAAGTTGCTAGTACTCTGCCTTGATGGAAATTCCCTTAATGGAAGCCTCCCAGGGCATATTGGTAATCTTACATCACTGAATGTCCTTAGGCTTGGCCAAAACAATCTCACTGGGTCAATTCCTCAAACAGTTGGTAGGCTAATCAACCTTTATGAGCTGCAGCTTTCAAGAAATGGATTCAGTGGTGAGATTCCATTTGAGATTGGAAACCTCCAGAATCTTCAGAACATTCTGGACCTCAGTTACAATAATCTCTCTGGTGAGATCCCAAGTTCAATTCGTTCGCTTTTGAAATTGCAAGCTCTTAATCTTTCCCACAATCAACTCAGTGGTGGAGTCCCTCTGCTGCTTGGTGAAATGTCAAGCTTGGATCAACTTGATCTCTCTTACAATAATTTACAAGGCCAGCTGGATATGCAATTCCGCCGCCGCTGGCCTTTGGAAGCTTTTGCCGGGAACCTTCGCCTTTGCGGCGCCTCTAAGTGCTGCAAAGGCAATGGTTACAGCAATAAGCTACCAATGATGAGTCTGTCAGCACTAGTTATAGTCTCTTCCGTTTCAAGTATTGTTGCAATTGCAATACTAATGTTTGCAGGCAGAGTTTTCCTTAAAAACAAGCAAGAAATTTTTAGGAAGTTTGGTGAAGTGAATTGCATTTACTCCTCTTCTTCACATGCAAAGAAGCGGTTTCTGCTTCCTCTTAACATTGGTGGGAACCGAGAATTCAGGTGGGAAGATATCATGGATGCTACAAACAATCTAAGTGAGGAATTCATCATTGGTTCTGGAGGTTCCGGGACGGTGTACCGAGCCGAATGGGCCACCGGAGAGACAGTAGCTGTGAAGAAGATTTCATTCAAAGATGAGTATCTCTTAAACAAGAGCTTCATAAGAGAAATGAAGACTTTGGGGAGGATTAGGCATAGACATTTGGTGAAACTGATTGGTTGTTGTAGCGACAGAAAGAAAGGATGTTCAGGTTGGAATCTGCTGATATATGAGTACATGAAGAATGGGAGTGTGTGGGATTGGCTTCATGGAAGAACATTGAAGGAAAAAGGGATTCTTGATTGGGATGCAAGGTTCAGAATTGCTGTGGGATTGGCTCATGGATTAGAGTACCTTCATCATGATTGTGTTCCAAAGATTATTCATAGGGACATCAAGACCAGTAACATATTGCTGGATTCAAATATGGATGCACATTTGGGAGATTTTGGACTTGCAAAAGCACTCATTGACAATTCTGACTCCACTTCCTGTTTTGCTGGCTCTTATGGTTACATAGCCCCTG AGTATGCATACACAATGAAGGCAACAGAGAAGAGTGACGTGTACAGTATGGGAATTGTGTTTATGGAACTTGTAAGTGGCAAAATGCCAACAGATGAAGCTTTCAGGGGAAACATGGACATGGTGAGATGGGTGGAGATGCACTTCCACAACCAAGATGCCGCCATGCGTCAGGAGCTCATAGATCCTGAGCTGAAGCCGTCTTTACCCACGGAGGAGTTCGCGGCGTTCCAAGTGGTTGAGATAGCCATGCAGTGTACAAAAACTGCACCACAGGAGAGGCCATCTTCAAGGCAAGTTTGTGATCTTCTTCAGCATGTTGCCAAAAACAAGAGATTCAAATTTGAGAAGAAGGAACATTGGGAGTCAACACAAGTGATTTGA
- the LOC107637663 gene encoding peroxidase 7-like, which produces MANSSFFTFLLLLLLYTIVASANNPNDDEIVPSDNVFTLQVPTLDDSILDNLLSFGYYLKSCPEFESILHNKIKVWIQKDHTLAASLLRLHFHDCAVRGCDGSILLDHDGSERRAEASKKLRGFKVINDIKEELERSCPNTVSCADILSAAARDATVELGGPYWAVPYGRKDGRISIAKEAQIIPIGRENITSLIEFFQSKGLTLLDLVVLSGSHTIGRSSCGSIQYRLYNYQGTGKPDPTIDPKYLNFLQRKCRWASEYVDLDATTPNKFDNNYYINLSKRMGLLYTDQLLYSDPRTSPLVSALASTPSIFQHQFAVSMSKFGVIDVLTAQDEGEIRTNCNFVNAY; this is translated from the exons ATGGCAAATTCTTCCTTCTTCACATTCCTTCTCCTTTTGCTTCTTTACACCATTGTAGCCTCAGCCAACAATCCTAATGATGATGAGATAGTCCCAAGTGACAATGTGTTCACACTCCAAGTTCCAACATTAGATGATAGCATTTTGGATAATCTTCTTTCTTTTGGTTATTATCTTAAAAGTTGTCCTGAATTTGAATCCATCCTACATAACAAAATCAAAGTATGGATTCAAAAGGATCACACTTTGGCAGCTAGTCTTCTCAGGTTGCATTTTCATGATTGCGCTGTTAGG GGCTGTGATGGGTCCATTCTATTGGACCATGATGGGAGTGAGAGAAGAGCAGAAGCAAGCAAGAAGCTGAGGGGGTTTAAAGTGATTAATGATATAAAGGAAGAGTTAGAGAGAAGTTGCCCCAACACAGTGTCTTGTGCTGACATTCTAAGTGCAGCTGCAAGGGATGCCACTGTTGAATTGGGTGGACCCTATTGGGCAGTTCCTTATGGTAGAAAAGATGGCAGAATCTCCATTGCTAAAGAAGCTCAAATCATTCCCATTGGCCGTGAAAATATTACTTCTTTGATTGAGTTCTTTCAATCCAAGGGCTTGACTCTCCTTGACTTAGTTGTTCTTTCAG GGTCTCATACAATTGGAAGAAGTTCATGTGGATCCATTCAATATAGGCTATACAACTACCAAGGGACTGGAAAACCAGACCCAACAATAGATCCAAAGTATCTGAATTTCTTGCAAAGAAAGTGTAGGTGGGCCTCAGAGTATGTGGATCTTGATGCCACAACTCCAAACAAATTTGACAACAATTACTACATTAACCTCAGCAAAAGAATGGGGTTGTTGTACACAGACCAATTGCTTTATTCTGATCCAAGAACTTCACCACTTGTTTCTGCATTGGCTTCAACACCCTCCATTTTCCAACATCAATTTGCTGTGTCTATGTCCAAGTTTGGAGTAATTGATGTTCTCACTGCTCAGGATGAAGGAGAAATCAGGACCAATTGCAATTTTGTCAATGCTTATTGA